In Garra rufa chromosome 15, GarRuf1.0, whole genome shotgun sequence, a single genomic region encodes these proteins:
- the LOC141287730 gene encoding SAP30-binding protein-like, giving the protein MASSKKNAVLTSLAAYGNDSEQDSDPDTDDQESHGGLVSASYGDDDVSRVEEPDEKPSENEDSDDDSTRNSEEEESDSGRTQDDVKDITEVEVQDPNELVGKWSLGVDRAHTHFMGYKYPIPFIERSQGLEDDIDKRRTLSDGDQVETNKVK; this is encoded by the exons ATGGCGAGCAGTAAAAAGAATGCTGTTCTTACTTCTCTAGCGGCTTATGGAAATGATTCAGAGCAGGATTCAGATCCAGACACAGATGATCAAG AATCCCATGGTGGATTGGTGTCGGCTAGTTACGGAGACGATGACGTGAGTCGTGTGGAGGAGCCAGATGAGAAGCCCTCTGAGAACGAGGACAGTGATGATGACAGCACTAGAAATTCG gAAGAGGAGGAGTCGGACTCAGGGCGGACCCAAGATGATGTGAAG GACATCACAGAAGTGGAGGTTCAAGATCCCAATGAGCTTGTTGGTAA GTGGTCACTTGGAGTTGACAGAGCCCACACCCACTTTATGGGATATAAATATCCCATTCcctttattg AAAGGTCTCAAGGACTAGAAGACGACATAGATAAGAGAAGAACTCTCTCAGATGGAGACCAAGTTGAGACCAACAAAG tcaaatga
- the spag17 gene encoding LOW QUALITY PROTEIN: sperm-associated antigen 17 (The sequence of the model RefSeq protein was modified relative to this genomic sequence to represent the inferred CDS: substituted 1 base at 1 genomic stop codon), producing MPPKRNKSVTPSGVTPTGATVANKNWETALGAAVFEENDWRASLSILQAERAEDEQLISALQQAVQQPLRKLFSVLSWEDTLEKVNELGNPKTRKTKDVPMFCEVTEVAKSIMDAGEEITVDLMAKLIKFQLLTIKNNDIARRAAEQKAVEDNAGGKAGLNSAGKDQGGKGAAKGKKAAEVPVATKDTKLKRRGEEEHTIKYIDDEPDDGPQHYILIVGFCQPHLISALDSLGIHVSNVIKLGLEREDQSEIPEETEAEENHHSTEDQEVETLKQKKQWELDVFWKQLDQVLNSGNTGSRLSDVARLNHNVNIHLLPQDKGNTEAMVNGQQELAFGAAIFEGVACLVYDSLDWRRQYNHYLSCMRLIQVPEACRSIQQSRPQSSTEAVQTPRKKVVSEEDPGTRQEPEPPVLSTEVDMRYYCDLLDRIPTEITSVPLILHCMLEQVVASEQEGSVDSEERFDKTDQDLMSYMLTSVLNLPQDEEDKKELMEDLGMQNSTKNTDQKHSLLLNHHDERARRLHPLPVLDGFDVNKIEADIMKQSHVWANLMSRCTESAIDRLTRSQELLHFCTDESMSWCEVQRLLQLFVFESMPLTTVDENGCINGSQSDPPNFTPWDNPVEFTKRLYWSNRRIPGSAKSINGTDGQTCNQVTVTDLQKTFIRQLGHWNFVEKHNACVFPQVLQSASETYSCVDTFYCSRDNAIYVICHNPMSPQRSCKEFWDASLHTDVGFRNYLEYVADSISEWTRQEEEKWQMEQEKQEAERTPIQTPSETDRKRDTPISDTSEPYIREDSLKAWKIEQDRLKDEEQSKKTKKEKGGKATPKVGERTDSVKGNQKAPLSSRKSRENMSKTPSSTTLPREKTVDVPETPQEPSNERKTNVFTGYSLNGKLVQVAGKVESLYPCDGGQIDVESFRVTQGLTQVKVCVKKDGHHFYTHISDKLKDTDMLNKQAANGMETEKFGSFHAVLANGIQLSCSQSKPNKTADKNLQPTVPSAICADQQLQEQHSIHHIXMCVSEVPDVHCEPGDDSSPPPFLNLYISLPNGLILHFDCEDSVDGESYVRSLLIRQRFYNTVSRSNLTPDFSMHTEVSRVITGRGTVIKHRRDGSTEVLFADGTVSTCPDSEPVCVLVPHILLKEEEPIKEITVDPKDTKEKKGKADSKINTEDEQQKPTENEKPKYYFEINGGSWTTTTPSGFRVASVAGKKVAVQPILAYHATDPFSGTAVVTREDKVLSVLKKDGTVIVDHTDGTRITTFYQQGELQQHLCSEKLVRVEKAEFATVIMDYEGRTCNVIFGDGTSISATAHGSYKIYPHSGGVLHIDKDGGAVYTSHQSQKLSENPLGQYLMNHRTDVLCHVMDPEGNHFQVNADGQVTTTTNGSEMKDPETETELQQNAGFETHPPRLFVVHEDCSASELLRAQDGEDLLQKAYCDSSIAVLTDPLPDSQQSFGITLLRPCPDINTHWLLSKQDNDIIPTHLKSRKWESFPASELKTPGPPFGTTLGCSLELKEKRPKSSSIRIQPVLECPDVLLVRQMTQHPAVTETLRRKLQDKVKVYLEQLLQRENQLEKMQLKDPRTAEEKVHQNDLLQLVLSLPDAVDPPSAIEMRPLLDDVAYLYTQATQTAQHAHKLQETKEEKVTKCVNKKKQKSLWENRINQHRQELHEQRRHRNALRHHIVTPYFHPELKEMSLFTNKASTI from the exons ATGCCCCCCAAACGGAATAAAAGTGTTACTCCATCTGGAGTAACTCCAACGGGGGCAACTGTTGCTAATAAAAACTGGGAAACAGCTCTTGGTGCTGCTGTATTTGAAGAG AATGACTGGAGGGCCAGTCTGTCTATACTGCAAGCAGAGAGAGCAGAGGACGAACAGCTCATCAGCGCCCTCCAGCAGGCAGTCCAGCAACCCCTGCGCAAGCTCTTCAGTGTGCTGTCCTGGGAGGACACTCTGGAAAAG GTCAATGAACTGGGAAACCCAAAGACCAGAAAGACCAAAGATGTTCCCATGTTTTGCGAG GTGACTGAAGTTGCAAAGTCTATCATGGATGCTGGAGAGGAAATAACTGTGGACCTGATGGCAAAATTAATAAAGTTTCAGCTTCTGACCATCAAAAACAATGATATTGCAAGAAGGGCTGCTGAGCAGAAG GCTGTAGAGGATAATGCCGGTGGTAAAGCGGGACTGAATTCTGCTGGCAAGGACCAGGGGGGTAAAGGAGCAGCAAAGGGGAAAAAAGCCGCTGAGGTTCCAGTTGCAACCAAAGACACCAAACTCAAACGCAGAGGGGAAGAGGAACATACAATCAAATACATAG ATGATGAGCCTGATGATGGGCCGCAGCACTACATCCTGATTGTGGGATTCTGCCAGCCTCATTTAATCTCTGCGTTGGACTCTCTGGGTATCCACGTGTCCAATGTCATTAAACTGGGCTTAGAGAGAGAGGACCAATCAGAGATTCCAGAGGAAACTGAGGCAGAGGAGAATCACCACTCAACTGAAGATCAAG AAGTTGAGACTCTGAAACAAAAGAAGCAGTGGGAGCTAGATGTGTTCTGGAAGCAGCTGGATCAAGTCTTAAACAGTGGGAATACAGGATCCAGACTCAGTGATGTTGCCAGGTTGAACCATAACGTGAATATTCATTTGCTGCCCCAGGACAAAGGCAACACTGAAGCAATGGTGAATGGACAACAAGAA CTGGCATTTGGAGCTGCTATATTTGAGGGGGTGGCATGTCTGGTATATGACAGCCTGGACTGGAGGAGACAGTACAACCATTATCTCAGCTGCATGAGGTTAATACAGGTACCAGAGGCCTGCAGATCCATCCAGCAGTCCCGACCACAGAGCTCCACTGAG GCTGTACAAACCCCAAGGAAGAAAGTAGTGTCAGAAGAAGACCCTGGTACAAGACA AGAGCCTGAGCCTCCTGTTCTAAGCACAGAAGTTGATATGAGATACTACTGTGACCTACTAGACAGGATTCCTACTGAAATCACATCTGTGCCTCTTATATTGCATTGCATGCTGGAGCAG GTGGTGGCTTCAGAACAGGAAGGATCTGTTGATTCAGAGGAGCGCTTTGATAAAACAGATCAAGATCTAATGAGTTATATGCTCACATCTGTCTTGAATCTGCCACAAGATGAAGAAGACAAGAAG GAACTGATGGAGGATCTTGGGATGCAGAACAGCACAAAAAATACTGATCAGAAACACTCGCTCCTGCTCAATCACCATGATGAGAGAGCGAGGAGACTCCATCCGCTTCCT GTCCTAGATGGTTTTGATGTCAACAAAATTGAAGCAGACATTATGAAACAAAGCCATGTGTGGGCCAACCTAATGTCTAGATGCACTGAGAGCGCCATTGACAGACTGACCAGATCACAGGAGCTACTGCACTTCTGCACTGACG AGTCAATGAGCTGGTGTGAGGTACAGAGGCTTCTCCAGCTGTTTGTGTTTGAGAGCATGCCGTTGACTACAGTGGATGAGAACGGCTGTATTAATGGATCTCAATCAGATCCTCCAAACTTCACACCATGGGACAACCCGGTTGAATTCACTAAACGCCTGTATTGGAGCAACAGAAGGATACCAG GATCAGCAAAAAGCATCAATGGGACTGACGGACAAACG TGCAATCAAGTGACTGTGACAGATCTCCAGAAGACATTTATTCGTCAGCTGGGACACTGGAATTTTGTAGAGAAGCACAATGCTTGTGTTTTCCCACAG GTCCTCCAGTCTGCATCTGAGACTTATAGTTGTGTGGACACATTTTACTGTAGCAGAGACAATGCCATATATGTCATCTGCCATAATCCCATGAGCCCTCAGAGGAGCTGCAAAGAATTCTGGGATGCATCACTTCACACAGATGTGGGCTTCAG AAACTACTTGGAATATGTGGCAGACTCGATCAGTGAATGGACCAGGCAGGAAGAGGAAAAATGGCAGATGGAGCAGGAGAAGCAAGAGGCGGAAAGAACTCCCATTCAAACCCCTTCAGAAACTGACCGGAAGAGAG acACTCCAATCTCAGACACATCAGAACCATATATAAGAGAGGATTCTCTCAAG GCTTGGAAGATTGAGCAGGATAGATTGAAAGATGAGGAACAATccaaaaagacaaagaaagaaaaaggaggAAAAGCTACACCGAAAGTAGGAGAGAGAACAGACTCAGTAAAGGGGAACCAAAAGGCTCCGCTGTCCTCAAGAAAGAGTAGAGAGAACATGTCCAAAACACCCAGCTCGACCACACTGCCTAGAGAAAAGACTGTAGATGTTCCAGAGACGCCTCAGGAACCGTCAAATGAGAGAAAAACAAAT GTTTTCACAGGCTACAGTTTAAATGGGAAACTGGTGCAAGTCGCTGGAAAAGTTGAGTCTCTCTATCCCTGTGATGGAGGACAAATAGATGTGGAGAGTTTTCGCGTCACACAAG GTTTGACACAAGTGAAAGTATGTGTGAAAAAGGATGGCCATCACTTCTACACACACATTTCAGACAAACTAAAGGATACTGACATGCTCAATAAACAAG CTGCTAATGGAATGGAGACTGAGAAATTTGGCTCTTTTCATGCTGTACTGGCTAATGGCATTCAGCTCTCCTGCAGTCAgagcaaaccaaacaaaacagcAGATAAGAATCTCCAACCCACTGTTCCCAGTGCCATCTGTGCAGACCAGCAACTACAAGAACAG CATTCAATTCATCATATCTAAATGTGTGTTTCTGAGGTGCCTGATGTACATTGTGAGCCCGGAGATGATTCCTCTCCCCCACCATTCCTCAATCTGTATATATCTCTTCCCAATGGACTTATCCTGCACTTTGATTGTGAGGATTCAGTAG ATGGGGAATCTTATGTCCGATCTCTGCTGATACGACAGAGGTTTTATAATACAGTGTCTAGATCAAATCTGACCCCAGATTTCAGCATGCACACTGAGGTCTCCAGAGTCATCACCGGCAGAGGGACTGTCATCAAACACAGGAGGGATGGATCTACTGAG GTCCTATTTGCAGATGGTACAGTCAGTACGTGTCCAGATTCTGAACCAGTGTGTGTGCTAGTTCCACACATACTCTTAAAGGAGGAAGAGCCTATTAAAGAGATAACAGTGGATCCCAAAGACACTAAAGAAAAGAAAG GCAAGGCAGATTCTAAGATAAATACAGAGGATGAGCAACAAAAGCCCACGGAAAATGAAAAACCAAAATACTATTTTGAGATTAATGGAGGCTCTTGGACCACCACAACCCCCTCTGGCTTCAGAGTCGCCTCTGTGGCCGGGAAGAAAGTCGCAGTGCAGCCGATACTGGCTTATCATGCTACGGACCCTTTCAGTGGGACA GCTGTGGTCACAAGAGAGGACAAAGTGCTGTCGGTGCTGAAGAAAGATGGAACGGTCATAGTGGATCACACTGATGGGACACGTATTACCACATTCTACCAGCAGGGGGAGCTACAACAACATCTGTGCTCAG AGAAACTGGTTAGAGTGGAAAAAGCTGAATTTGCAACGGTGATAATGGACTATGAGGGAAGAACGTGTAATGTTATTTTCGGGGATGGCACCTCCATCAGTGCAACTGCTCATGGATCATATAAA ATTTATCCTCATAGTGGAGGTGTGCTTCATATTGATAAGGATGGTGGGGCAGTTTACACATCTCACCAGTCTCAAAAACTATCAGAGAACCCACTAGGCCAATATTTGATGAACCACAGAACAGATGTCCTATGTCATGTGATGGACCCTGAGGGCAACCACTTTCAG GTTAATGCAGATGGTCAGGTCACTACCACAACTAATGGATCAGAAATGAAAGACCCAGAGACAGAAACAGAGCTTCAACAGAACGCTGGCTTTGAAACACACCCACCCCG GTTGTTTGTGGTACATGAAGACTGTTCAGCCTCAGAGCTGCTGAGAGCTCAAGATGGTGAAGATCTCCTACAAAAGGCTTACTGTGACTCTTCTATCGCCGTTCTCACTGATCCACTGCCAGACTCACAAC AATCATTTGGCATCACTTTGCTAAGGCCCTGCCCAGACATCAACACTCATTGGCTCTTATCCAAGCAAGACAATGATATCATTCCCACACACCTCAAATCCAGGAAATGGGAGTCATTCCCTGCATCCGAGTTA AAGACTCCAGGCCCCCCTTTTGGGACCACCCTTGGTTGTAGTCTTGAGTTAAAGGAGAAACGACCAAAGTCTAGCTCTATCCGCATCCAACCAGTTTTGGAGTGTCCTGATGTGCTGCTGGTTCGTCAGATGACCCAGCATCCAGCTGTCACCGAAACACTGCGCAGGAAACTGCAAGACAAAGTCAAG GTGTATTTGGAGCAGCTGCTACAGAGAGAGAATCAATTGGAGAAGATGCAGTTAAAGGACCCACGTACAGCAGAGGAGAAAGTTCATCAGAATGATCTACTGCAGCTTGTACTG TCCCTGCCTGATGCTGTAGATCCTCCATCTGCAATAGAAATGAGGCCTCTATTAG ATGATGTGGCATATCTCTATACTCAAGCAACGCAAACAGCTCAACATGCCCACAAGCTACAGGAAACAAAAGAAGAGAAAGTTACCAAGTG TGTCAATAAAAAGAAGCAAAAGTCACTGTGGGAAAACAGGATTAACCAGCACAG GCAAGAACTCCACGAGCAGAGAAGACACAGAAACGCACTCAGACACCATATTGTTACTCCATACTTTCACCCTGAGCTGAAGGAAATGTCACTCTTTACAAATAAGGCTAGTACCATCTGA